A region from the Hydra vulgaris chromosome 10, alternate assembly HydraT2T_AEP genome encodes:
- the LOC136086325 gene encoding uncharacterized protein LOC136086325, with product MKRTLAKVKKTEAEKEKGALDKYLSKSVDLFETEKSDKQVESDDIETNISKEITSEASSSFLSGCNAQQNTSELCINISVNTHKDNEDISESREENSNPALCDILKIKDDPATWPNKINQNVRDYLVNKGPPKITVENFPQNEKGLHFSKFHCKRKLKNGEVIERPWLIYSESFDKVYCYYCKLFDTNTDSALATSGFDSWSNIHTRLEDHEKSKKHLQCTPNCYELQQRLSTGLTVDTLNEKLIRQETKRWNQVFERLVASVQFLAERNLAFRGSEEQIGNPHNGNFLGVIELLGKFDPVMQEHIQKIINKDIHDHYLGKTIQDEIIDTIGQAVLQEIIARIKSAKYFAVILDCTPDISHQKQMSMVLRYVADGTHSDVPAGIYEHFIKFIIIVETSTGENLFNTLVKEIEMLRLDVENIRGQGYDNGANMKGHNSGVQARLLERNSRAFYTPCVCHNYNLVLGDMAKTCSDAMTFFGTLQRIYTLFASSTKRWTVFKKHVKCLSVKPLSETRWECRMESVKAVRFQAAEVCDALEELAKSTNDAQGKSEAESLVSQMTNYRFLVALCFWHSLLFQVNFTSKELQSNTIDIAAGLTSFEKLFDWLKTYRETGFVAALIDAKELANELEVEPIFQQKRCYKKKKMFLYESFDEPILDPKTEFRVNFFNQVVDKALQSLQPRFMQLKEPHNLFGFLYNFQNMSKEDLRKHSADLEIALTDITKDIEGFMLSEEMEAIKPILPVQQQQPKELFKYLACNDRSTAFSNLFIALEILMTIPVTGASGERSFSKLKLIKTYLRSVIN from the coding sequence ATGAAGAGAACCTTAGCTAAAGTAAAGAAAACTGaagcagaaaaagaaaaaggtgcGTTAGATAAATATTTGAGTAAATCAGTAGATCTGTTTGAAACTGAAAAATCAGACAAACAAGTCGAGTCAGACGACattgaaacaaatatttctaaagaaattaCATCAGAAGCTAGTAGTAGTTTTCTTTCTGGATGTAATGCTCAACAAAATACATCtgaattatgtataaatatatctgTTAACACACACAAGGATAATGAGGATATTTCAGAATCAAGAGAAGAAAATTCAAACCCAGCACtatgtgatattttaaagataaaagatGACCCTGCTACATggccaaataaaataaatcaaaatgtcAGAGATTATTTAGTGAACAAAGGACCCCCTAAGATCACTGTAGAAAATTTTCCCCAAAATGAAAAAGGGTTACATTTTTcgaaatttcattgtaaaagaaaattaaaaaatggggAAGTTATAGAACGACCATGGCTAATATATTCTGAatcatttgataaagtttactGTTACTATTGCAAACTTTTTGACACAAATACTGATTCTGCACTTGCTACTTCTGGATTTGACAGCTGGTCAAATATTCATACAAGATTAGAGGAtcatgaaaaatcaaaaaaacatttgcaatgtACACCTAATTGCTATGAACTGCAGCAAAGGTTATCTACTGGATTAACTGTTGAtacattaaatgaaaaattaataagacaGGAAACAAAACGCTGGAATCAAGTCTTTGAGCGACTTGTTGCTTCTGTACAGTTTTTGGCAGAAAGGAACTTGGCATTTCGTGGGTCTGAAGAACAAATTGGAAATCCACATAATGGCAATTTTCTAGGCGTCATTGAATTGCTAGGAAAATTTGATCCAGTTATGCAAGAACATATAcagaaaattattaacaaagacATTCATGATCATTATTTAGGCAAGACCATACAAGATGAAATTATTGATACTATAGGCCAAGCTGTTCTACAGGAAATTATTGCTAGAATTAAGTCGGCAAAGTATTTTGCAGTGATTCTTGACTGCACTCCTGATATCAGCCATCAGAAACAGATGTCAATGGTGCTAAGATATGTCGCTGATGGCACACACTCAGATGTCCCAGCAGGAAtttatgaacattttataaagtttattattatagttgagACCAGCACtggtgaaaatttatttaacactcTTGTGAAAGAAATTGAAATGCTAAGACTAGATGTTGAAAACATCAGAGGACAAGGGTATGACAATGGAGCTAATATGAAAGGGCACAATTCTGGAGTGCAAGCACGACTTTTGGAAAGAAATTCACGAGCTTTCTATACTCCTTGTGTCTGCCATAATTATAATCTTGTTCTAGGAGATATGGCTAAAACGTGTTCAGATGCCATGACATTTTTTGGAACCCTGCAGCGTATTTACACCCTTTTTGCTTCATCTACAAAAAGATGGactgtttttaaaaagcatgtGAAATGCCTGTCTGTTAAACCATTATCAGAAACAAGATGGGAATGTAGAATGGAAAGTGTTAAAGCTGTACGATTTCAAGCCGCAGAAGTGTGTGATGCTTTAGAAGAACTAGCAAAAAGCACAAATGATGCTCAAGGGAAAAGTGAGGCTGAATCATTAGTAAGCCAAATGACAAATTATAGGTTTCTGGTTGCACTATGTTTTTGGCACTCTTTattgtttcaagtaaattttaCTAGCAAGGAACTTCAAAGCAATACCATAGACATTGCCGCGGGGCTgacatcttttgaaaaattgtttgattgGTTGAAGACATACCGAGAGACAGGCTTTGTAGCAGCATTGATTGATGCCAAAGAGCTTGCAAATGAGTTAGAAGTTGAACCCATATTTCAACAGAAGCGCTGttacaagaaaaagaaaatgtttctttatgAATCTTTTGACGAACCAATTTTAGACCCCAAGACAGAATTCCGggtaaattttttcaatcaagtTGTAGACAAAGCATTGCAATCTCTTCAACCACGGTTTATGCAGCTGAAAGAACCCCATAACCTTTTTGGAtttctatataattttcaaaatatgtcTAAAGAAGATCTCAGAAAACATTCAGCCGACCTAGAAATTGCTTTGACAGACATTACAAAAGATATAGAAGGGTTCATGCTTTCCGAAGAAATGGAGGCAATTAAGCCAATACTGCCCGTTCAACAACAACAACCCAAAGAACTCTTTAAATATTTGGCTTGTAATGATAGGTCGACtgcattttcaaatttgttcATAGCCCTAGAAATACTGATGACAATTCCAGTTACAGGCGCTTCCGGTGaaagaagtttttcaaaactaaaattaattaaaacctaCCTTAGGTCAGTAATTAACTAA
- the LOC136086326 gene encoding uncharacterized protein LOC136086326 yields MIKYEKIPKDIEESLTFYQDSHDKNVSKLEKKLINDKKVSDVEKKIWSNATIGENEKNRFRQLEDRQRRNNLRIEGVKENDNENWDDTEVKIINLLENNLNVKDVIIERAHRTGIIDIKKPRTILIKLLNYKDKVKILKNSNKLKGSEIYINEAFSLETTIIRKKLLEESKTHRINGKYSVVIYDKLIVKEFRKKKSC; encoded by the coding sequence atgataaagtatgaaaaaataCCAAAAGACATTGAAGAAAGTCTAACGTTCTATCAGGATAGCCATGATAAAAATGTCAGcaagttggaaaaaaaattgataaatgataaaaaagtcagtgatgtggaaaaaaaaatatggtcaAATGCAACCATAGgggagaatgaaaaaaatagatttagacAACTAGAAGATCGTCAAAGGAGAAACAATCTTCGAATCGAAGGAGTCAAAGAAAATGATAACGAAAACTGGGATGATAcggaagtaaaaataataaaccttcTTGAAAATAACCTCAATGTAAAAGATGTAATCATAGAAAGAGCGCACAGAACTGGTATTATCGATATTAAAAAGCCTAGAACAATTCTAATTAAGTTACTAAATTATAAAGACaaagtaaagattttaaaaaactccaaCAAACTAAAAGGTTctgaaatttatattaacgagGCTTTTTCGCTAGAAACTACTATAATAAGAAAGAAACTTCTTGAAGAAAGCAAAACGCATAGGATAAACGGTAAATATTCTGTTGTTATATATGATAAGCTCattgttaaagaatttagaaaaaaaaaatcatgttaa